In Fundidesulfovibrio magnetotacticus, the genomic window CAACACAGTCCTTGCCGGTGAAGCCCGCGAAGCGGAGTGGGAGTGCAGAGGGCGTAGCCCTTTGCCCGCCGGAGGCATATTCTCCGACCGCCCTGCCGCCGGGGTCGTCTTCCCCGGCGGCCTGTCCGCATCACATTTCAGTCGTGCAGGAAGAGCGCGTCGGCGGAGGGCATGGAGCCGTCCGGGCAGGTCCAGGGGTCGTAGAGTGCTTCCAGGCGGAAGCCTTGCGTGGCCATCCAGTCTGCCAGGTCCCAGGCGAGGGGTTGTCCCTGGTAGAGGGGTGTGAAGGACACTTCGCAGAGCACGGCGGCGACGCGGGGCAGCAGGAGTTGCGCGCCGCGCAGGGCTTCGAGTTCGTAGCCTTGGAGGTCCAGCTTGAGGATGTCCGGGGCGTCGGCGGTTTCCGCGTCCAGGCGTACGATGTCCACTTCCACGCGTTCGGTGAGTTCCAGCGATTTGCCGACGTGCTTTTCGCGGATGCCGGAGGGGCACAGAAGCGAGGAGCAGGTGGGCCGTTCCAGGACGTTGAGTTCCAGTCGTCCGGTGGCTGAGCCCAGGGCGGCCTGGCGCACCTGGACGGATTCGTTGTGGGCGAAGCGCTTGGCGAGTTTGCGGGCGAGCCGTGGTTGGGGTTCGTAGGCCAGCACGCGGGCGGTGGGCCAGGCGTCGAGGAAGCGTTCCACGGTGCGGCCCTTGTGCGCGCCGCCGTCCACGACGAAGCGCGCGCAGGGTATGAGCCGGGCCAGTCGTTCCAGGGGCGGCGTGTGGCGGTGCACGGTCCAGGGGATGGTTCGCATTACGAGCGGGTAGCATGGCGAGCGGAAAAAACGAAGCGACTATTGACATTGAAATTCATTCTCATTAAATGTCTTTCAACGGCACACGAGAGGCCGTGAAGGAGTGCGCCATGACCCTCAAGACATCCATCGGATCCAAGGGATCGCCCAAGGCGATGTTTGCCAGTTTCGTCAACAACGTTTCGACCGATAGCAAGCCGTCGTGCTCATCCGGCGGGTGCAAGGGGTCGTGCCGGGCGAGCGCGCTGACGCGCCTCAACCGTGAGGGCATGGCGGCCTGCCAGGCCGGTGACTACGGCGTCGCTGAGCGGTTGCTGGAGAAGGGCATCGACCTGGCCAACCGGTGCGGATCGAAGATGTACGTGGCCAAGTTGCGCAACAACCTGGGGCTGGTGCACCTGCTGGCCGGTCGTCCGCTGGATGCCTCGGGCCAGTTCTGGCAGGCGCTGGAGCTGGTTGAGGGTAAGCTCGGGCGGGACAATCCGCTGTTTCGGCGCATCGAGGGGAACCTGCTGCGCGCCTCGGGCAACTAGTCCGGGGGGTTGGAGACGGGCTGGCGCAATGCCTGCCGAATGGAACGAGGGCGGCCGCCGGGGGGCCGCCCCTTTCATTTTTGAAAAGCGACCGTTGTTGACGAAATGGGAATCTAGCCCTGGGCGGGCGCGTTCAGTTGCGCGGCGCGGGGCACGCTCATGGTGAAGAGGCCCTTGCCGTCCTTCTGTTCGAAGGTGAGCGAGCCGCCCATGGAGCGCAGCATCCTGTAGCAGGAGGCCAGGCCCACCGATTCGCCGCCCTCGTCGAAGGGCAGGAAGAGCTTCTCCACATCCTCCACGGGGCGGGCCTGATCGCCGCCGACCTCCAGGTTCAGGAAGCGCTCGCCGGCGAAGCAGCGCAGCCACATCTCGCCCTTGGGGGCCAGGGCGGCCTGGGTGGCGCGGATGAGGTCGATGACGATCTGGGCCAGGATGTCCGGGTCTTCCTCCACCAGGGCGCTGTCCCGGTCCAGTTCCACGCGGGGGTGCACGTCGTTGGCCTCCAGGGAGGGGGCCAGCAGTTCCAGGCCCCGGATCACCACGTCGGCCAGGTTGATGCGCATCCGGTGGGACTTCACGGGAGTGAGGTAGTCCCGGATGCGGTCCAGGAGTTTTTCCAGCCTGCGGGCCTCGTCGAGGATGATGGCGGCCTCGGTCAGGCCGGGCTGCTTCTGCTGGAGACGCCGGGCGTAGCCCCCGATGGACATGAGGGGGTTGCGTATTTCGTGGGCCACCTCGGCGGAGATTGCGCCAAGGGTTTTCACCTTTTCCTTTTGCACCAGATATTTTTCCAGCATGAGCCGGTCGGTGATGTCCAGGATGACGCCCTCGATGCCGGGGCGCGCCACTCCCGGCTCGCAGTCGGCCTGGGGGATGGACTTGAGGATGCCGTGGACCACGCGCCCGGAGCGGTGGAGCATGCGGCAGGTGCGCGAGAAGGTGACGGAGCAGTCGGCCAGGGCCTGCTGGAGCAGGCGGGTCACCACGGGGCGTTCGTCGGGGTGGATGCGCGCGGGCAGCCATCCCGGTTCCGCCAGGGCTTCTTCGGGAGTGAAGCCCAGCATGCTGCGGCAGGCCATGTTCACGAACTGCAGTTCGAGGCGTTCATCGAGGCTGAAAACCACCAGGGGGAGGTTGCGCACGAGGTTTGCGTAGCGGTCTTCGGCCTGGCGGACCTTGCGGGCCAGTTCGCGGCGTTCGAGCACGGCGGAGACGGCGTGGCCCAGGAGGTCGAAGCTCTCGATGGGCTTGGTGAGGTAGTCCCACGCGCCGAAGCGGAAGGCGCGGATGGCGTCCTGCATGTCGGAACGCCCGGAGATGACGATGACGGGGGTGTCGTCGTTCCGGGCGTTTTTTTCTTCCAGGAAGGTGAGGCCGTCCATGACGGGCATGCGCAGATCGAGCAGCACAAGGTCGGGTGATTGCGAGGCGAGGAGTTCCAGGCCCTCCAGGCCGCTGGAGGCTTCCAGGGGGCGATGCCCCGCGTCCTCGATCCAGGCCACGAGGGTGGCGCGGACGGCGGGGTCGTCGTCCACGGTGAGGATGGTTCTGGGCGTTTCCCGAGGTTCGCTCATGAATCCCCCATACACCGAATCCGGGCGGCGGGCAGCATATTTCTAAGGGATAGTGGGCAGTGGGTCCAGCGGGTCGACGATTGTGGTCCGTTTTTGAAGAGTCCGAGGCTCTTTGGTTTCAAATGAGAAAAAATTGCGATTGCTGTAAAAAAATGGCAGTATCCGCCGCGCGAGCGCTTGAAAATAAAATCAAATTTTAACGGTTGGTTAACATGGATTCAGGGGGATGGCGACATTTTTGAACAGATTATTTCATCGGGGGGCATTTCCAGAAAAAACTTGCAAAAGTGTAAAAGCGGCGTTAATTGTCGAGCCGTGCTGCCCGCACAGGACTGGGCAGGCAGGCAACTTCCGGACGGCGTGCGGGAAGCACCCGGCCCCGGCGGGACGGCCCCGCCGGGGCCACCACTGAAAACAGGAGGATTCTCTGATGAACGCGGCGGACACTGCATTTATCCTCATCTCGGCGGCCCTGGTGCTGCTCATGACCCCGGCCCTGGGCCTCTTCTACGGCGGCATGGTCCGCTCGAAAAACGTTCTGGGCACCCTCATGCACTCGAACGTGATCATCGGCCTGATCTCCATCGAGTGGGCCGTGCTGGGCTACTCCATGGCCTTCGGCACCGACATCGGCGGCCTCGTGGGCGGCATGGACTTCTTCGGGCTCAACGGTGTGGGGCAGACCCCTCACGAGACCTACGCCAACACCGTTCCCCACCTGGCCTTCATGGCCTTCCAGATGATGTTCGCCGTCATCACCCCGGCGCTCATCTCCGGCGCGTTCGCGGAGCGCATCCGCTTCAGCGCCTTCTTGCTCTTCTCCCTGCTTTGGGGCATCTTCATCTACAACCCGCTGGCCCACTGGGTGTGGGGCGGCGGCTGGCTGGCCAGCCTGGGCGCGCTGGACTTCGCGGGCGGCGCGGTGGTCCACATGAGCTCCGGCGCTTCGGCCCTGGCCTTCGTGCTCTTCCTCGGCAAGCGCAAGAACTATGGACGTGAGCCCTTCATCCCCCACAACCTGCCCATGACCATCCTCGGCGCCGGCATCCTCTGGTTCGGCTGGTTCGGCTTCAACGCCGGTTCCGCCCTCACCGCCGGCGGCCTGGCTTCCACCGCCTTCGTGACCACCCACCTGGCCGCCGCCGCCGCCTCCCTCTCCTGGATCGTGGCGGAGTGGATGCACCGCGGCAAGCCCACCACCCTGGGCCTGGCCTCCGGCGCCGTGGCCGGCCTCGTGGCCATCACCCCGGCCGCCGGCTTCGTCACCCCCATGAGCTCCATCATCATCGGCCTGGTGGGCGGCGTGGTCTGCTACATCGGCGTGAACCTCAAGCACATGTTCAAGTACGACGACGCCCTCGACGTGGTGGGCGTGCACGGCCTGGGCGGCACCTGGGGCGCCCTGGCCACCGGCCTCTTCGCCACCAAGGCGGTCAACGAGCTGGGCAACGACGGCCTCTTCTACGGCAACGCCGAGCTGGTCTGGACGCAGTTCATCTCCGTGGTTGCCACCTGGGCCTTCTGCTTCGTGGGCACCCTCATCATCCTGGGCATCGTCAACGCCATCGTGAAGGTCCGCTGCTCCGAGGAAGACGAAGTGAAGGGCCTCGACGTGAGCCAGCACGGCGAAACCGGCTATCAGAACTAAGGAAGGTCAACCATGCGCAAGATCGAAATCATCACCCGGCCCTACAAGCTGGAAGACATCAAGAAGGCCCTCACCGACGCGGGCGTCAAGGGCATGACCGTCTCCGAGGTCAAGGGCTTCGGCCGCCAGCGCGGACACAAGGAGATCTACCGCGGCGCCGAGTACCAGGTGGACTTCGTGCCCAAGATCAAGATCGAACTGGTCATCGACGCCGCCCTGGTCCCCGCCGTGCTCAAGGCCGTGGAAGGCGCGGCCCGCACCGGAGAGGTGGGCGACGGCAAGATCTTCATCACCCCCGTGGAGGACGTGGTCCGCATCCGCACCGGCGAAACCGGCAAGGACGCCATCTAACGCTCGCATCGGGCGGGGGCCGCGCAGGCGGCCCCCGCCCCTTTTCACGATGCCCCCATCCCCCTCCAAGGCCGCCCGCGCGCTGGACAGAAAGCGCAAAAAGCTCTTCGAAGCCCCGGCAAACGGCCTTTGCCAAGACCTCTCCGACCTCTTCGACGCCTATTTCAAATCCCGGCTTGCTGAAATCGAGCCGGTCCGCGCCCACTGCGCCGTGGCGGCCGTGGGGGGCTACGGGCGCGGGGAGCTCTGCCCCCGCTCGGACATCGACGTGCTCATCCTCTACAAGGACCGCGTGCCCGAAGAGGCCAAGGCCCTGGCCCAGGCCCTCTTCTTCCCCCTGTGGGACCTGGGCGCGGAACTGGGCCACGGCGTGCGCGCCACGGGCGAATGCCTCAAGCTGGCCAAGACCGACTGGCAGGTCTTCGCCTCGCTCCTGGACGCCCGCTTCCTGGCCGGCGACGAGGCCGTCTTCGCCGATTTCATCGCCCGACGCGACGAAAAGCTCCTCCCCGGGCGCGCCGTCCCCTTCAAGGAGTGGCTCACCGGGCAGAACTCCCGGCGCGCCGTGGTGCACGGCGACGCTTCGGGCATGCTGGAGCCCAATCTCAAGGAAGGCCTGGGCGGCCTGCGCGACGTGCACCAGGTGCGCTGGCTCCACCAGCTGGACGCGGCCGAGGGCCGGGGGCTGCCCCTGGAATGGCTGGACGTGCTCGAAGGCCACCTGCGCTTCCTGCTGGCCGTGCGCAACCGACTGCACCTGCTCGAGAACCGCAAGGAGGACCGCCTGAGCCTGGACGCCCAGCGCGCCCTGGCCGGTCCCCTGGGCTACAAGGCCCACGAAGGGATGCTCGACGTGGAGGTCTTCCTGGCGGAGCTGCACCGGGTGATGGCCGAGATCCGCACGCTGCACCGCGCCCTGTGGCCGCTCCTGGCCGCGCCGGGCGGCCAGCCCGGCACGGTGCGGCCCCTGGGCGGCGGCGTGCTCCTCACTCCCGGCGGGCTCGGTTTCCAGGGCGCGCCCGAGCGCGCGCATCCCGAGAACGTCTTCGACATGTTCGGCCACGCCCTGCGCCTGGGCGAACCCCTGGCCCTGCCCGCGCGCCGCGCCATCCAGGCCGGCCTGCCGGAGCTGGAGAGCTTCGCGGCCACGGACCAGGGCGGGGCGCGCATCCTTGCGCTTCTGGAAAAGGCCCTCAAGGAGCCCCGCGCGGGCCAGGCCCTGGCCGACCTCTTCGAGACCGGGGCCCTGGGGGCCATGATCCCCGAGTTCGGCCGCGTGCAGGACATGGTGCAGTACGACGTCTTCCACATCCACCCCGTGGGACGCCACACCCTGGAAACCATCCTGGAGATCCGCAAGGCGGCCCTGCCCGGACACCCCTACCACCCGATCTTTTCCGGGCTCGAAAGGCCGGAGCTGCTCCTGCTGGGCGCGCTCTTCCATGACGTGGGCAAGGGCCAGGGCGGCGCGCACTCCGAGAAGGGGGCCGAGATCGCCCGAGCGGTGCTCACGCGGCTGGGCCTGGACGACGAGGCCGTCTCCACCGTGGGCTTCCTGGTGCTGCGCCACCTCCTGCTGGCAGACACCGCCATGCGCCGCGACATCTCAGACCCCGACGTGCTGGCCGCTTGCGCCCAGCGCACCGGCACCCCGGAACGCCTGGACATGCTCCTGCTGCTCACCATGGCCGATTCCCTGGCCACGGGCCCCTCGGCCTGGAACGACTGGAAGGCCGGGCTCATCGGCGGGCTCTACCGGCGTATCCGCACGCTGCTGGCTGGCTGCACGCTCTTCGGCCCCGGCGGGGCCAGGCCCCTCCTGGAACTGCGCGACACGCTGCGCGAGAAGGCCGGATGCCTCTTCAGCCAGGAGCGCGTGGAGGCCTGCCTGGACGCCATGCCCCCGCGTTATCTCCTCAGCCGGGGCGAGGGCGACGTGCTCTGCGACCTTCGGCTCGTCTCGCGCCTGGAGGAGGCCCTGGAGGAGGATTTCCGCATGCGCCCCTCCACGGTGGCCGGCAAGGGCGTGGTGGCCATCGAGGTGGACCGCCTGGCCGACGGCTGGGGCGTCACCCTGGCGGCCAAACGCCAGCCCGGGCTCTTCGCGGCCATGGCCGGGGTGCTGGCCCTGCACGGGGTGAACATCCGCTCCGCCGACTTCTTCCTCTGGAGCGACAACACCGAAATCCACCACTACCAGACCGCCAACCCGCCCGACACCCTCTACCCCGACGAACTCTGGGCCCGGGTGCGCCGCGCGGTGCGCTACTCGCTCACCGGCAAGCTCTCCCTGGACTACCGCATCCAGGAGAAGCGCGCCTCGCCCCTTGCCCCCAAAACCCCCGACCTGGGCATCAAACCCTGGGTGGAGGTGAACGACGAGGCCAGCGACTACTTCACCGTGGTGGAGGTGCGCGCCGCCGACCGCCTGGGGCTGCTCTACGACCTGGCCGTGGCCCTGGACTCCCTGGGCCTGGACGTGCACGCCGCCAAGATCGACACCCAGGGTCTGGAGGTTTTCGACGCCTTCTTCGTGCGCACCACCCAGGGCCGGAAGGTGCGCGACGATCAGCGCGCGGGGGAAATCGCGCGCATCGTGCTGGCAAGTCTCGTCTGAGTGTGGACGCGGGGCTTCTCCCGGGGTATGGGTCCGACTAGACCCGTCTCCCAGGAGGCCCCATGGACCACGCCCCCTGCCCGCCAGGGCTGCCCCGCATAGGCGATCCCGCCCCCGGTTTCGAGGCCGAATCCACGCAAGGCGTGATCCGCCTGGAGGACTACAAGGGCTCCTGGCTGGTGTTTTTCTCCCATCCCGCCGACTTCACTCCCGTTTGCACCACCGAGTTCATGGCCTTCGCGGGCGTGCACGAGCGCCTGCGCGCCCTGGACTGCGAACTGCTGGGCCTCTCCATCGACTCCGTGTTCTCCCACATCGCCTGGGTGCGCCGCATCGAGGAGACCTTCGGCGTGCGCGTGGAATTTCCCGTGGTTGCCGACCTCTCCATGGACGTGGCCCGGCTCTACGGCATGATCATGCCGGGCGAGTCGCGCACCGAGACATCCCGCTGCGTCTTCGTCATCGACCCTGCCCAGAAGGTGCGCGCGGTGGTCTGGTATCCGCTCACCACGGGGCGCAACACCGAGGAGATCGTGCGCCTGGTGGAGGCGCTTCGAGCCACCGACGCCCACGGCGTGGCCACCCCCGCGAATTGGCGGCCCGGCGACAAGGTGATCGTGCCCGCGCCGCGCACGCAGGATGGCGCGGACGAACGCGCCCACGAAACCGGGACGGAATGCAAGGACTGGTTCTTCTGCACCCGGAGCCTGTGAGGTGGCCTGCGTCAAACCCAACGGGGAACTGACGGAGTTGGGAAGGCGCGTGCTGGACGGGCTTGCGGTCCACGCAACCCCCGAGGCCGCGGCTGCGGCCGTGGGCCTGCCGGTCTACCGCGCGCGCATGGCCGCCCGCGCGCTGGAGGCGGCGGGCCTGGCGCGCGGGGAGGCGGGACGCTACGCGCTCACGCCCGAAGGCGAGCGCAGGCTTGCAATGTGACGTGTCGTCCCGCGCCCGCGCGGGACCGTGAGGAGCGCAACAACAGGCCGTCTACCGCCCCGGGGCTTCTTCCAGGCGGCCCTGCCACACCTAAAGGAGGCTTCCCATGAGACGTACCGGCATCGTGTTCGCCCTGATTTTGTCGTTGTTCGCCGTCAACGCCCTGGCCCAGCAGGCCGGGACCAAGGACGAGGCCGTGGCCCTGGTGAAGAAGGCCGTTGCCCACTACAAGAGCGTGGGCAAGGAGAAGGCCTTTGCGGACTTCAACGCCAAGGACGGCGGCTTCACCGACCGCGACCTCTACATCGTGGTCTACGACATGGAAGGCAACTGCCTTGCCCACGGGGCCAACGCCAAGCAGATCGGCAAGAACCTCATGGAACTGCGTGACCCGGACGGGAAGTTCTTCGTCAAAGAGCGCGTGGAGCTGGGCAAGACCAAGGATTCCTTCTGGCAGGACTACAAGTTCGCCAATCCCGTCTCGAAGCAGATCGAGCCCAAGAGCATGTACCTGGAGAAGGTTGACGGCATGCTCTTCGGCTGCGGCGCTTATCAGAAATAGTCGGCACGGCCGCGCCCTGGCGAATTTCCGTCGGGGCGCGGCCCCCGCGCACACAAGACGGGAGTGAGGTCCATGCGCAATCTGAGCATCAGCGCGCGCGTCTACGCCGGATATGCGGTGATCGTGGCGTTGTCCGTCCTGGTCTGGTATGCGGGGCACCGCAACGCCACGACCCTCGGCGGCGAACTGGAACGCATCGCCGGGCCGGACATGGCCTGCCTCGCGGCTCTCAAGGACGCCCGATTCGCCGCGCGGGAGGTGGTGGCGGCCTTGCGCGCCCGGCTCATCCCGGCCGCGCGCCAGGAGTTCCTCCAGGCCCAGAAGGCCGGCTACGAGGCCAACACGGCGGCCCTGGACAAAGCCTCCGTCCGGCTCAAGGAGCTGGGCTACGGGACCGGCGCCGACCCGGGCTGGGAGCGCTTCCTCCAGGCCCAGGCCGCCTTCCTCAAAGTGGCCCGGAAGCTGGACGAAACCCTGGACGAGTGGAGCCGCGACACCTCCGACGTGCTGCTCACTGTGGAGGTGCTGGCCCTGGCCGCCGTGGACGTGCAGACCTCGGGGGACGCGCTTTTGGCGAGCCTGGACGCGCTCATCGCGGCCAACGACGCCCGCATCGCCCAGAGCATCGGCCAGGCTCGCGCGGCCATGGCCTCGGGCCAGGCGACGGCCCTGGCGGCCCTGGGTTCCGCCGTGTGCGTGGCGGCGGTGGTGGGCTATCTCATCACGCGCAACATCCGCAGGCCCCTGGCCGCGCTGGTGGCCTTCGCAGGGGAGGTTTCGGGAGGCAACCTGGGCGTACGCCCCGAGGGCCGCTTCATCGCGGAACTGGAGCAGCTCAAGGGCAGCCTCGAATCCATGGTGCACACCCTCAAGGAGAAGATAGACCTCTCGGAGGCCAAGACGCGGGAGGCCGCCCAGCAGGCGTCCAGGGCCGAAGAGGCGGTGCGGGAGGCGCAGCAGGCCAGATCCCTGGCCGAGCTGGCGCGCAGCGAGGGCATGCGCGAGGCGGCGGGCAGGCTGGAGGAGATCGTGGCCGGGCTGCTGGAAGCCTTCCGCGAACTCGACGCCGAGGTGACCCGGGCCAGCGCCGACTCCCAGGCCCAGCGCGAGCGTGTGGAGGCCACCACCGGAGTCATGGAACACGTGGAGGCCGCCAGCGGCCATGCGGGCCGCTGCGCCGGGGAGGCCGAGGCCACGGCCGAGGACGCCCGCATGAAGGCCCGGGAAGGCGCGGAGGTCATCGCCGGGGTTGTGGCCTCCATCCACGACATCCAGGCCAGGGCCTCGGCCCTCAAGGCCAGCATGGCCGACCTCTCCAGCAAGGCGGGGGGGATCGGCAGGGTCATGACCGTGATCTCGGACATCGCCGACCAGACGAACCTTCTGGCACTCAACGCGGCCATCGAGGCCGCCCGCGCCGGAGAGGCCGGGCGCGGCTTCGCCGTGGTGGCCGACGAGGTGCGCAAGCTTGCCGAAAAGACCATGACCGCCACCCGCGAGGTGGAGGAGGCCATCGGGGGCATCCAGGCGGGCACTGCCGCCAGCGGGGAAGGCGTGGACGAGACGGTGGAGGCCATCAGCCGCGTGGCCGTGCAGGTGGACTCGGGCGGGACAGCGCTCAAGGGCATCGTGGAGCTTAGCCAGGCCTCCTCGGTCAACATCCGCTCCATCGGAGAGGCCATGGCCGAGCACCGGGGGGCCAGCGCCGAGGTGTCGCGGTCTTTCGGGGAGATCAGCCGGATGGCCGAGGAAACGGCCGGGGCCATGGAAAAGGCGCGCAGCGTGCTGAACCGCCTGCGCCAAGCGGCGGACGCCCTGGGCGCGCTGATGGAGAAGCTGACGAAGGCCTGATGCGCGCGCAAGCCCCGCCGCGCCTCAGGGGAGGCGCGGCGGGGCGGTGTGCGTCAATCCCATTCGATGCCCTTGTACTCGTCGGGCTTGTATTCGATTTCCACGGTTTTCTTCGTGGGCGCGCCCTCGCGGGCCTCGGCCTTGGAGATGCGCCGGGGCTCCTGGGGCTGGGCCTCCTCGCGGGGCTCGGAGCGTGTGCCGCGTCCGCGTCCGCGCCGGGAGCGGGAAGGCTTCGCCTCCGCGCCAGCCTCCTGGGCGGGGGCCTCGCCGACGGCGTCCGCGGCCTGGGCTTCGGGCTCGTTGCCGGGTTCGTCGTCGAAGTCCTCGGGCGCCTCTTCCTGGCCGCCCTGGGCCTCCTGGCCCTCGGCGGGTTTTTTCCTGCTCCTGCGCCGCCTGCGGCGCTTCTTCTTCACCTCGCCCTGGGGCTCCTGGCCCTCGGGGGCCTCGCCTTCGCCGTCGGTCCGGACCTCGGGCGGGGCTTGCTCGGACAGGGGCGCGGACTGGAAGAAGGGATCGTCCGGGAAGAGGGATTCGGCGGTGAAGGGCGCGAGTTCGGCCTCGGCCGCTTGCGCGCCGCCGGAGGGCGCACTGTCCTGGCCCGGCGCGCCGACGCTTTCGGGGGCGGAGCCCTCGCCGCCGGAGCGTTTGCGTCCGCCCCGGGAGCGGCGGCGCGACTTGCGGCGCGGGGCCTCGCCTTCGCCCTGGTCAGCGGCGGCGTTTGGCTCGGGGTCCTGGAGGCGGTCCTGCGCGGGGGCGGGGTCTTCCTGGACCTGGGCGCGGGGCCTGTCTTCTGCGCGGGTTTCGGGGCGGGCCTCGCTGCGGGGCCTGTCGCGGCGGTCGCGGTCCCTGTCGCGCTCCCGGTCCCGGCGGTCCCTGTCGCGGTCGCGGTCGCGGTCCCGGGGGCGTTCCCTGCGGGTTTCAAGGGGCGCTCCTTCCGGGGTTTCGGGTATGGCGTGCAGGCTCGACTGGTAGCGCTCGTCCAGGAGCATGGCCAGGAGCGAGGCGTCCTCGGAGGCGGCCAGTTCCTGTGCCAGGGGCAGGAAGCGCTGCAGGCGCACCTTCTTGAGGGCCGGCACGGCGCGCAGTTCGGCTTCGAGCAGGGCCGTGAGGCGTTCGGAGACCACGGCGGAGACCTCCTCGTCGGTGGGCACGGGGCGCTTGAGGAGGTCGATGCCGAAGCGCTGGCCGATGCGCTTCATGGCCAGCTCTTCCATGATGTTCACCAGGGTGATGGCCGTGCCGGAGGCCCCGGCGCGTCCGGTGCGGCCCGCGCGGTGCACGTAGGACTCGGGGTCCTCGGGGGGCTCGTACTGGAAGACGTGGGAGAGCTCGGGGATGTCGATGCCGCGCGCGGCCACGTCGGTGGCCACCAGGAAGCGCAGGGTGCGCTTGCGCAGGCGCAGGAGCACGTGCTCGCGCATGGCCTGGGAGAGGTCGGCGGAGAGCTCCTCGGCGTCGTAGCCGAAGCCCTTGAGCACCTCGGCGATGTAGTGGACGTTGGCCTTGGTGTTGGAGAAGATGATGGCCGAGGAGGGGTTTTCGATCTCGATCAGGCGCACGAGGGTGCGGTCTTTGTCCAGGCCGGGCACCTCGATGTACTGGTGCAGGATGTCGGCCACGTGGACCTGCTTGGCCGAGAGCGAGAGGAAGTTGGGGTGGTCCATGAACTCTTCGGCCAGGCGCAGCACGTGGGGCGGATAGGTGGCCGAGAAGAGGAAGGTGGAGACGCGTCGCTTGGGCAGGTAGCGCTTGATCTCCTTCATGTCCGGGTAGAACCCGATGGAGAGCATGCGGTCGGCCTCGTCGAAGACGAGCACGCGCATGCCGTCCAGGGTCAGGTTGCGGCGCAGCAGGTGGTCCAGGATGCGCCCCGGGGTGCCCACCACCAGGTGCGCGCCTGCGCGCAGGGCGTCGGTCTGGGGTCCGTAGCCCACGCCGCCGTAGACCGTTGCCACCTTGAGTTCAGTGTCGCCGAAGAGCATCTCGGCGTCCATGGCCACCTGCTTGGCCAGTTCGCGGGTGGGGCAGAGGATCAGGGCCTGGGTCTGGGCCAGGTTCTGATCCAGCAGGTGGTAGATGGGCATGAGGAAAGCCCCGGTCTTGCCGCTGCCCGTGCGCGACTGCACCATGAGGTCCTGCCCCTGGAGCAGGTAGGGCAGCGACTTGGACTGGACGGGCATGAGCTTCTCCCATCCGGCCCGAGCCATGGCGGCGCGCAGGGATTCTGGCAGCT contains:
- a CDS encoding FkbM family methyltransferase → MRTIPWTVHRHTPPLERLARLIPCARFVVDGGAHKGRTVERFLDAWPTARVLAYEPQPRLARKLAKRFAHNESVQVRQAALGSATGRLELNVLERPTCSSLLCPSGIREKHVGKSLELTERVEVDIVRLDAETADAPDILKLDLQGYELEALRGAQLLLPRVAAVLCEVSFTPLYQGQPLAWDLADWMATQGFRLEALYDPWTCPDGSMPSADALFLHD
- a CDS encoding tetratricopeptide repeat protein, whose translation is MTLKTSIGSKGSPKAMFASFVNNVSTDSKPSCSSGGCKGSCRASALTRLNREGMAACQAGDYGVAERLLEKGIDLANRCGSKMYVAKLRNNLGLVHLLAGRPLDASGQFWQALELVEGKLGRDNPLFRRIEGNLLRASGN
- a CDS encoding response regulator, with the protein product MSEPRETPRTILTVDDDPAVRATLVAWIEDAGHRPLEASSGLEGLELLASQSPDLVLLDLRMPVMDGLTFLEEKNARNDDTPVIVISGRSDMQDAIRAFRFGAWDYLTKPIESFDLLGHAVSAVLERRELARKVRQAEDRYANLVRNLPLVVFSLDERLELQFVNMACRSMLGFTPEEALAEPGWLPARIHPDERPVVTRLLQQALADCSVTFSRTCRMLHRSGRVVHGILKSIPQADCEPGVARPGIEGVILDITDRLMLEKYLVQKEKVKTLGAISAEVAHEIRNPLMSIGGYARRLQQKQPGLTEAAIILDEARRLEKLLDRIRDYLTPVKSHRMRINLADVVIRGLELLAPSLEANDVHPRVELDRDSALVEEDPDILAQIVIDLIRATQAALAPKGEMWLRCFAGERFLNLEVGGDQARPVEDVEKLFLPFDEGGESVGLASCYRMLRSMGGSLTFEQKDGKGLFTMSVPRAAQLNAPAQG
- a CDS encoding ammonium transporter, with translation MNAADTAFILISAALVLLMTPALGLFYGGMVRSKNVLGTLMHSNVIIGLISIEWAVLGYSMAFGTDIGGLVGGMDFFGLNGVGQTPHETYANTVPHLAFMAFQMMFAVITPALISGAFAERIRFSAFLLFSLLWGIFIYNPLAHWVWGGGWLASLGALDFAGGAVVHMSSGASALAFVLFLGKRKNYGREPFIPHNLPMTILGAGILWFGWFGFNAGSALTAGGLASTAFVTTHLAAAAASLSWIVAEWMHRGKPTTLGLASGAVAGLVAITPAAGFVTPMSSIIIGLVGGVVCYIGVNLKHMFKYDDALDVVGVHGLGGTWGALATGLFATKAVNELGNDGLFYGNAELVWTQFISVVATWAFCFVGTLIILGIVNAIVKVRCSEEDEVKGLDVSQHGETGYQN
- a CDS encoding P-II family nitrogen regulator, with the protein product MRKIEIITRPYKLEDIKKALTDAGVKGMTVSEVKGFGRQRGHKEIYRGAEYQVDFVPKIKIELVIDAALVPAVLKAVEGAARTGEVGDGKIFITPVEDVVRIRTGETGKDAI
- the glnD gene encoding [protein-PII] uridylyltransferase, with protein sequence MPPSPSKAARALDRKRKKLFEAPANGLCQDLSDLFDAYFKSRLAEIEPVRAHCAVAAVGGYGRGELCPRSDIDVLILYKDRVPEEAKALAQALFFPLWDLGAELGHGVRATGECLKLAKTDWQVFASLLDARFLAGDEAVFADFIARRDEKLLPGRAVPFKEWLTGQNSRRAVVHGDASGMLEPNLKEGLGGLRDVHQVRWLHQLDAAEGRGLPLEWLDVLEGHLRFLLAVRNRLHLLENRKEDRLSLDAQRALAGPLGYKAHEGMLDVEVFLAELHRVMAEIRTLHRALWPLLAAPGGQPGTVRPLGGGVLLTPGGLGFQGAPERAHPENVFDMFGHALRLGEPLALPARRAIQAGLPELESFAATDQGGARILALLEKALKEPRAGQALADLFETGALGAMIPEFGRVQDMVQYDVFHIHPVGRHTLETILEIRKAALPGHPYHPIFSGLERPELLLLGALFHDVGKGQGGAHSEKGAEIARAVLTRLGLDDEAVSTVGFLVLRHLLLADTAMRRDISDPDVLAACAQRTGTPERLDMLLLLTMADSLATGPSAWNDWKAGLIGGLYRRIRTLLAGCTLFGPGGARPLLELRDTLREKAGCLFSQERVEACLDAMPPRYLLSRGEGDVLCDLRLVSRLEEALEEDFRMRPSTVAGKGVVAIEVDRLADGWGVTLAAKRQPGLFAAMAGVLALHGVNIRSADFFLWSDNTEIHHYQTANPPDTLYPDELWARVRRAVRYSLTGKLSLDYRIQEKRASPLAPKTPDLGIKPWVEVNDEASDYFTVVEVRAADRLGLLYDLAVALDSLGLDVHAAKIDTQGLEVFDAFFVRTTQGRKVRDDQRAGEIARIVLASLV
- a CDS encoding peroxiredoxin; this encodes MDHAPCPPGLPRIGDPAPGFEAESTQGVIRLEDYKGSWLVFFSHPADFTPVCTTEFMAFAGVHERLRALDCELLGLSIDSVFSHIAWVRRIEETFGVRVEFPVVADLSMDVARLYGMIMPGESRTETSRCVFVIDPAQKVRAVVWYPLTTGRNTEEIVRLVEALRATDAHGVATPANWRPGDKVIVPAPRTQDGADERAHETGTECKDWFFCTRSL
- a CDS encoding cache domain-containing protein, translated to MRRTGIVFALILSLFAVNALAQQAGTKDEAVALVKKAVAHYKSVGKEKAFADFNAKDGGFTDRDLYIVVYDMEGNCLAHGANAKQIGKNLMELRDPDGKFFVKERVELGKTKDSFWQDYKFANPVSKQIEPKSMYLEKVDGMLFGCGAYQK